The following are encoded together in the Cynocephalus volans isolate mCynVol1 chromosome 4, mCynVol1.pri, whole genome shotgun sequence genome:
- the LOC134377195 gene encoding serum amyloid A-1 protein isoform X1, translating into MKFLTGLIFCSLVLGVSSQWYSFFGEATQGAWDMWRAYSDMREANYTNSDKYFHARGNYDAAQRGPGGEWAARVISDARENIQRLMGHGAEDSLADQAANEWGRSGKDPNHFRPAGLPDKY; encoded by the exons ATGAAGTTTCTCACAGGCCTGATTTTCTGCTCCTTGGTCCTGGGAGTCAGTAGCCAGTGGTATTCATTCTTTGGTGAGGCTACTCAAG ggGCTTGGGACATGTGGAGAGCCTACTCTGACATGAGGGAAGCCAATTACACAAATTCAGATAAATACTTCCATGCTCGGGGCAACTATGACGCTGCCCAAAGAGGACCTGGGGGCGAATGGGCTGCTAGAGTGATCAG TGATGCCAGAGAGAATATTCAGAGACTCATGGGCCACGGAGCAGAGGATTCACTGGCTGACCAAGCTGCCAACGAATGGGGCCGGAGTGGCAAAGACCCCAATCACTTCAGACCTGCCGGCCTGCCTGATAAGTACTGA
- the LOC134377195 gene encoding serum amyloid A-2 protein isoform X2, protein MKFLTGLIFCSLVLGVSSQWYSFFGEATQGAWDMWRAYSDMREANYTNSDKYFHARGNYDAAQRGPGGEWAARVISGKDPNHFRPAGLPDKY, encoded by the exons ATGAAGTTTCTCACAGGCCTGATTTTCTGCTCCTTGGTCCTGGGAGTCAGTAGCCAGTGGTATTCATTCTTTGGTGAGGCTACTCAAG ggGCTTGGGACATGTGGAGAGCCTACTCTGACATGAGGGAAGCCAATTACACAAATTCAGATAAATACTTCCATGCTCGGGGCAACTATGACGCTGCCCAAAGAGGACCTGGGGGCGAATGGGCTGCTAGAGTGATCAG TGGCAAAGACCCCAATCACTTCAGACCTGCCGGCCTGCCTGATAAGTACTGA